A genomic stretch from Desulfolutivibrio sulfodismutans DSM 3696 includes:
- the pssA gene encoding CDP-diacylglycerol--serine O-phosphatidyltransferase: protein MDETAQRPARKGVYILPNLLTVGSLFCGFMGILWALEGRFDLTALAILVSCLFDGLDGKVARMTRTSSDFGVQLDSLCDLVAFGVTPAIMLYQWELHAFGRLGIMACFLMVACGALRLARFNVQAASGSKKFFVGLPIPAAGCIIATLYMFTQYVPDAFMASVMPKACLVIAYIVSFLMVSRVRYACFKEFGLLKAHPFRAMVTAILLFVMVASEPKLFGFLFFFGYMISGPVYTFLILPRRSRALRESLQELS, encoded by the coding sequence ATGGACGAAACTGCCCAAAGGCCCGCCCGAAAGGGCGTCTACATCCTGCCCAACCTGCTGACTGTGGGAAGCCTCTTCTGCGGTTTCATGGGCATTTTGTGGGCCTTGGAGGGGCGTTTCGACCTGACCGCCCTGGCCATCCTGGTCAGTTGCCTGTTCGACGGCCTGGACGGCAAGGTGGCCCGGATGACCCGGACCTCCAGCGACTTCGGCGTCCAACTCGACTCCCTGTGCGATCTGGTGGCCTTCGGCGTGACCCCGGCCATCATGCTCTACCAATGGGAACTCCATGCCTTCGGCCGCCTGGGCATCATGGCCTGCTTCCTCATGGTGGCCTGCGGAGCCCTGCGGCTGGCCCGGTTCAATGTCCAGGCCGCCTCGGGAAGCAAGAAATTTTTCGTCGGCCTGCCCATCCCGGCCGCCGGGTGCATCATCGCCACCCTGTACATGTTCACCCAGTACGTGCCCGATGCGTTCATGGCCTCGGTCATGCCCAAGGCCTGTCTGGTCATAGCCTATATCGTGTCCTTCCTCATGGTCAGCCGGGTACGCTACGCCTGCTTCAAGGAATTCGGGCTGCTCAAGGCCCATCCCTTCCGGGCCATGGTCACGGCCATCCTGCTCTTCGTCATGGTGGCTTCGGAGCCCAAACTCTTCGGCTTCCTGTTCTTTTTCGGATACATGATCTCCGGCCCCGTCTACACCTTCCTGATTCTCCCCCGTCGCAGCCGCGCGCTACGGGAGTCCCTCCAGGAACTCTCGTAA
- a CDS encoding phosphatidylserine decarboxylase family protein, producing MRGVYSFFGLAMDGLPIIGIVALAALVMALLRWPYAAVFFLLLTVFCVQFFRDPERVVPDAPGLVVSPADGRVVRLGRAPDPLTGEMKEVVCIFMNVFNVHVNRTPVAGTIERIKYFPGKFFNADLDKASVDNERNVVVITDASGDEFTVVQIAGLIARRIVCRAAPGDAFLRGERFGMIKFGSRVDVYLPHGYHQSVTMDQKVLAGQTVIAEKTP from the coding sequence ATGCGCGGAGTCTATTCCTTTTTCGGGCTTGCCATGGACGGCCTGCCCATCATCGGCATTGTCGCCCTGGCCGCCCTGGTCATGGCCCTTTTGCGATGGCCCTACGCCGCCGTGTTTTTTCTCCTGCTCACGGTTTTCTGCGTGCAGTTTTTCCGCGATCCCGAGCGGGTGGTCCCGGACGCCCCGGGCTTGGTCGTGTCCCCGGCCGACGGCCGGGTGGTCCGCCTGGGCCGCGCTCCGGACCCCCTGACCGGGGAGATGAAGGAAGTGGTGTGCATCTTCATGAACGTCTTCAACGTGCATGTGAACCGGACGCCCGTGGCCGGGACCATCGAGCGCATCAAATATTTCCCCGGGAAATTCTTCAATGCCGATCTGGACAAGGCCTCGGTGGACAACGAGCGCAACGTGGTCGTGATCACGGACGCCTCGGGCGACGAATTCACCGTGGTGCAGATCGCCGGGCTCATCGCCCGGCGTATCGTGTGCCGGGCCGCGCCTGGAGATGCGTTTCTGCGAGGGGAGCGGTTCGGCATGATCAAGTTCGGATCGCGGGTTGACGTTTATCTGCCACATGGTTACCATCAGTCCGTCACAATGGATCAAAAAGTGTTGGCCGGACAAACGGTCATCGCGGAAAAGACCCCGTAG